A window of the Acidovorax sp. YS12 genome harbors these coding sequences:
- a CDS encoding response regulator transcription factor, with product MRILLVEDDHPLASALAEFLGAKGFVCERAASLQAARALLPLAHWGAVLLDWQLPDGEGLALLPLLRARLPEAAVIVLTARDQITDRIQGLDAGADDYLVKPYDPDELLARLRAVERRRSGAASAVLQLPGLAIDLGRTAVQLDGQAVELTAKEWAVLRVLAQRPDRIHPRESLLDALYGLDADASSNTLEVFISNLRRKIGRERIQTLRGLGYKLNTAAPGT from the coding sequence ATGCGCATCCTGCTGGTCGAAGACGACCACCCCCTGGCCAGCGCCCTGGCCGAATTCCTCGGCGCCAAGGGCTTCGTGTGCGAGCGCGCCGCCAGCCTGCAGGCCGCGCGCGCCCTGCTGCCGCTGGCCCACTGGGGCGCCGTGCTGCTGGACTGGCAACTGCCCGACGGCGAAGGCCTGGCGCTGCTGCCCCTGCTGCGCGCGCGCCTGCCCGAGGCGGCCGTCATCGTGCTCACCGCGCGCGACCAGATCACCGACCGCATCCAGGGCCTGGACGCGGGGGCCGACGACTACCTCGTCAAGCCCTACGACCCCGATGAGCTGCTGGCGCGCCTGCGCGCCGTGGAGCGCCGGCGCAGCGGCGCCGCCAGCGCCGTGCTGCAACTGCCCGGCCTGGCCATCGACCTGGGCCGCACGGCGGTGCAGCTCGACGGCCAGGCGGTGGAGCTGACCGCCAAGGAATGGGCCGTGCTGCGCGTGCTGGCGCAGCGGCCCGACCGCATCCACCCGCGCGAGAGCCTGCTCGACGCCCTGTATGGCCTGGACGCCGACGCCAGCAGCAACACGCTGGAAGTGTTCATCAGCAACCTGCGCCGCAAGATCGGGCGCGAGCGCATCCAGACCCTGCGCGGCCTGGGCTACAAGCTCAACACCGCCGCCCCTGGCACATGA
- a CDS encoding sensor histidine kinase N-terminal domain-containing protein, translating into MKQRSLSWSLTRALLPWVALVWVAISLGVAWYVQHELAEQLDAGLVESAERLLDLAAHDARNHEKPSERDGTLFRLEVPHSQLHGAKHDVLLYQVVNTDNELLLRSADAPHYPLPVPLDTGFHEYAGLRIYTLAHPSLPMYIHAGDPLAHRQATRTRTLLGLLVPLLVVLPLLGWLIRAVTQRVLAPAGQIARELQQRDGRHLAPLAPAQPLPTELQTIVGSANHLLQRLEGALDTERALAANAAHELRTPLATVRLRLQTALAQVADGPARQRVEEALDALDQLGRRSEKLLQLSRAESGAALAQERVNLGQLAAVVAQEFWSDPALLQRLHLMLPESEDVWVRGDFDALAIALRNLVENAVRYAPGGPVTIAVEAPATCSVSDEGPGLSPERAHALRQRHQRNGHTPPARSAAAAHVPGYGLGLSIVSTIVQRQGGTLVLQSPPPGQAQGLRAALVLRAADQPASPGI; encoded by the coding sequence ATGAAGCAGCGCAGCCTGTCCTGGTCGCTCACGCGCGCCCTGCTGCCCTGGGTGGCGCTGGTGTGGGTGGCCATCAGCCTGGGCGTGGCCTGGTATGTGCAGCATGAGCTGGCCGAGCAGCTCGACGCCGGGCTGGTCGAGAGCGCGGAACGCCTGCTCGACCTGGCGGCGCACGATGCGCGCAACCACGAGAAGCCCTCCGAACGCGACGGCACGCTGTTCCGGCTGGAGGTGCCGCACAGCCAGTTGCACGGCGCCAAGCACGACGTGCTGCTGTACCAGGTGGTGAACACCGACAACGAGCTGCTGCTGCGCTCGGCCGACGCGCCGCACTACCCCTTGCCGGTGCCGCTGGACACCGGCTTTCACGAATACGCCGGCCTGCGCATCTACACCCTGGCCCACCCCAGCCTGCCCATGTACATCCACGCGGGCGACCCGCTGGCGCACCGCCAGGCCACGCGCACGCGCACGCTGCTGGGCCTGCTGGTGCCGCTGCTGGTGGTGCTGCCGCTGCTGGGCTGGCTGATCCGCGCCGTCACCCAGCGCGTGCTCGCGCCTGCCGGGCAGATCGCCCGCGAACTGCAGCAGCGCGACGGCAGGCACCTGGCCCCGCTAGCGCCAGCGCAGCCCCTGCCCACCGAGCTGCAAACCATCGTGGGCAGCGCCAACCACCTGCTGCAGCGCCTCGAAGGCGCGCTGGACACCGAACGCGCCCTGGCCGCCAACGCCGCCCACGAGCTGCGCACCCCCCTGGCCACCGTGCGCCTGCGCCTGCAGACCGCGCTGGCACAGGTGGCGGACGGCCCCGCGCGCCAGCGCGTGGAAGAAGCGCTGGACGCGCTCGACCAGTTGGGCCGGCGCAGCGAAAAGCTGCTGCAGCTCTCGCGCGCCGAGTCGGGCGCGGCCCTGGCGCAGGAGCGCGTGAACCTGGGCCAGTTGGCCGCCGTGGTGGCGCAGGAATTCTGGTCCGACCCCGCGCTGCTGCAGCGCCTGCACCTGATGCTGCCCGAGAGCGAGGACGTATGGGTGCGCGGCGATTTCGACGCGCTGGCCATCGCACTGCGCAACCTGGTGGAAAACGCCGTGCGCTACGCCCCCGGCGGGCCGGTGACGATCGCGGTGGAGGCGCCTGCCACCTGCAGCGTCAGCGACGAGGGCCCCGGGCTCTCGCCCGAGCGCGCGCACGCGCTGCGGCAGCGCCACCAGCGCAACGGCCACACGCCCCCGGCCCGCAGCGCGGCGGCGGCGCATGTGCCGGGCTACGGGCTGGGCCTGTCGATCGTGTCCACCATCGTGCAGCGCCAGGGCGGCACGCTGGTGCTGCAGTCGCCGCCGCCAGGGCAGGCCCAGGGGCTGCGCGCCGCCCTGGTGCTGCGCGCGGCGGATCAGCCCGCCTCGCCTGGAATTTGA